CTTTGGTCCTCAACCGCTCCGAGGCGGCCGGGTCCGCTCCACACCACACGGCGCGGGCGGACGACTCCGCCACAGGCGGCAACCCAGAAGTTGCCGAGGCAACCCAGGTGTCGCCGACCGCACCGGAGACCATGCCACCCCGCCACGCGGCAGGCGACGACCCAGCAGCAGGCGACCATCGCGCGGCAGCCCACAACTTCTGGGATGTAGGTACATCCCAGAAGTTGTGGCCCACGGACGCGGACCTCGCCGCGGTCGGCGTGCGGCTGGTGCTGCACCCGGTGTCGCCCCTGCTCGCCGCGCTGCGCGCCGCCGCCGACGCCTACGCCGCGATCGCCGCCACCAGTCACGCCACGGGCGTCGACCGGATGGCCTGGTCCGCCTTCACCTCCCTGGTCGGCCAGGACGACGCGCTCGCCCTCGACGCCCGCTACGCCGTCTAGCCCGCGAGGAGAACTCATGACCCACGTCGCCGTCGCCGGTGCCGGGCCGGTCGGGCTGACCGCCGCCCTCGCCCTCGCCCGGCAGGGTGCCCGCGTGACCGTCCTGGAGGCGGGCGAGGGCCTGGCCGCCGAGTCGCGGGCGTCCACGTTCCACCCGCCCACCCTGGAGATACTCGCCGAGCTGGGCGCTGTCGACGAGGTGCTGGCCCGGGGCCTGACCGCGCCGACGTTCGCCTACCGCGACCGCGCCGCCGGACACGTCGCCACCCTCGACCTGGCCGTGCTCGCCGGGGACACCCCGTACCCGTACCGGGTGCAGCTCGAACAGTCCAAACTCACCCCGATCCTGGCCGAGCACCTCGGCCGCCTGGGTGGTCAGATCCGCTTCGGGCAGGCGGTCACCGGGGCGGAGACCACCACCACGGGGGTACGCGTCCACGCGGGTGACACGACCCTCGACGCCGACTGGCTCATCGCCGCCGACGGAGCGCACTCGGCGGTGCGCCGCAGCCTCGGCGCCGAGTTCGCCGGCATCACCTACCCCGAGCGCTTCCTGGTCGCCTCGACCGACGAGGACCTGCACGCGCTGCTCGACGCGCTCGCCGAGGTCAATTACGTGTTCGACCCGGTGGACTGGTCGGTGCTGCTGCGTACGCCCGATCATTGGCGGGTGCTGCTGCCCACCCCGGACGGCTCGCCCGACGAGGCCGAGCTGGCCCGGCTCGGCGCGCGGCTGCGGCAGATCGCCGACCCGGGGCGGCCGTGGCGGGTCGCGCACGCCAGCATCTACCGCGTCCACCAGCGGGTGGCCGTGTCGTTCCAGCACGGCCGGGTGCTGCTGGCCGGGGACGCCGCGCACGTCAACAACCCGCTCGGCGGGCTCGGCATGAACTCCGGCATCCACGACGCCGTCGCGTACGCCGCCGCCCTGGCCGGTCCGGACCCGGAGCAGGCCGTCGCCGCCGCGGCCGCCGACCGCCGCCGGATCGCGCTGGAGTACGTGCAGACCGTCTCCCACCGCAACTACGAGCGCCTCACCGCCACCGACCCCGCCGCCCGCGCCGCCCACCTCGACGAGCTGCGCGCCATCGCCGCCGACCCCGCCCGATCACGGGCGTACCTGCTGCGCGCCTGCATGATCGCGTCGCTGCGCCCGGTGACCGCGTGAGTCCCGTGCCGCTGTCCGGGCCGGCGGCCGCCGACACCGGCGGGCAGGTCGCGCGATACAACCCCGCGCGGGTGTACGAGCTGGTCGGGACCGTGCCCGCCGCCTCACCGGAGCAGGTGGACCGGCTGGTCCGGGCCGCCGACGCCGCGCAGCGCCCGTGGGCCGCGACCCCGGTGCGCGAGCGCGCCGCACTGCTGCGGGCCGCGGCCGATGCCGTCGAGCCCCACCTGCCGACCCTCGCCGAACTGCTGGCCCGCGAGTCCGGCAAGGTGCTGGCGGACTGCCGCGGCGAGATCGGCTTCGCGCTGACGTTCCTGCGCTGGGTCGCCGGCCGGGCGCCCGAGGTGCTCGCCGACACCGAGGTCGACGACACGGCCGGACGCCTGCTGCAAAGGCGCCGCCCGTACGGGGTCGTCGCCGCGATCACCCCCTGGAACGCCCCGATCATCCTGTCCCTGCTGAAGATCGGCCCCGCGCTGGCCACCGGGAACACCGTCGTGGTCAAGCCGTCGCCGCTGGCACCGCTCACCATCGACCGCGTGGTACGCCTGCTCGCCGGGGCGCTGCCCGCGGACGTGCTGCACACCGTGCACGGCGGCACTGAGGCCGGCGCGGCCCTGGTCGGGCACCCGCTGGTGCGCAAGGTCGCGTTCACCGGCGGCGATCGGGCCGCCCGGCACGTCGCCGCGACCGCCGCCACGCAGACCACGCCGACCGTGCTGGAGCTGGGCGGCAACGATCCGGTGCTGCTGCTCGACGACGCCGACCTGTCCCCGGAGCCGATGCGCCGCCTGGTCATGGCGTCGTTCGCGACCAGCGGGCAGGTGTGCATGGCCGCCAAACGGCTCTACCTGCCCGAATCACGGCGTGCGGAGTTCCTCGACGCCTACCTCGACGCGGCGCGGAAGGTGCTGTGCCTGGGCGACCCGCTCGCCGACGGCGTGAGCATGGGCCCGGTCGTCACCGCCGAGGCGGCCGCACGAGTGAACGGGCTGGTCGAGGATGCCGTGGCACGCGGCGGCAGCGCACTGCCCCTGGGCCGCGTCGACCCCGGCACCGACCTGCGTGCCGGTCACTTCGTCACGCCGACGCTGCTGGTGGGCGTACCAGAGGATGCTCCGGTCGTGACGGAGGAACAGTTCGGGCCGACGGTGCCCCTGCTGCTGTACCGCGACGAGTCCGATCTGGTCGCCCGCGCCAACGCGGGCGAGCTCGGGCTCGGCGCATCGGTGTGGTCGGCCGACGAGGAACGTGCGTTCGCCCTGGCCCGCCGCCTGGAGGCAGGCTTCGTCTTCGTCAACACGCACAACCGGACCGGCATGTCGCTGCGCGCCCCGTTCGGCGGCGTGAAGCGCTCCGGCTACGGCCGCGAATACGGCGACGAGGGCATCACCGAGTACACCCAGACCTGCGTGGTACACGCCCCAGCCGCCTTCCGGACCGGTGGCGCCGGTGCGGCGGCCAACGCCTACCCGGCCTGATCCGCTCGCGAAGATCGCTGTTCCGTGTCCAGTAACTATTCAGGTCGGCGTGTCGGTTCCACGTTTGGGCGATCGATGGCGATGATCGTCGGGTGTCGTCTGAGCGGGTTCCGTCGTATGAGCAGTTGGCTGCTCTGGTCGTGGAACAGGCCGCGCTGATCGAGCGGTTGACGGCGCGGGTGGCCGAGCTGGAACGTCGGCTCGGCCTCAACTCGCGTAACTCGTCGAAGCCGCCGTCGTCGGACGGGCAGGCCAAGCCGCCGCCGCGGTCGCTGCGGGAGCGTTCGGGCCGCCGTCCGGGTGGGCAGCCCGGCGCGGACGGGACGACGTTGCGGCAGGTCGCTGTGCCTGACGAGGTGGTCGAGCACCGGCCGGACGCGTGTGGGCGGTGCCGGGCGGGACTGGCGGGAGCCGCGGTGGCCTCGGTCGTGGCGCGGCAGGTCTTCGACGTGCCGCCGATCCGGGTCCGGGTGACCGAGCACCGGATGGTGGCCTGCCGGTGCTCGGGCTGCGGGGCGGTGACCGGTGCGCCGGCTCCGGCCGGGGTGGGCGCGCCGGTGCAGTACGGGCCGGGCATCGCCGCGATCGTGGTGTACCTGGCGGTTCGTCAGCACATCCCGGTGGCGCGGCTGGCCGAGTTGTGCGCCGAGGTGCTGGGCGTGGACGTGTCGACCGGCTGGATCGCCGGTCGGCTGCGCCCGGCCGCCCGGTCGCTTTCCGGGTTCGCCGACCGGGTCCAGGCCGCGCTACGGGCCGCGCCCGTGGCCCACTTCGACGAGTCCGGGGCCAGGGTCGAGGGCCGCAACCGGTGGGTGCACTCGGCCTCGACCCCCACCCTGACCTGGTTCCACCTCGACGACAAGCGCGGCAAGGCCGCGATGGACGCCGCAGCGATCCTGCCCGCCTTCGCCGGTGTGGCCGTGCACGACTGCTGGCCGGCCTACTTCCGCTACACCAGCCTGGAGCACGCGGTCTGCAACGCCCACATCCTGCGGGAGCTGACCGGCTGGCACGAGACCGACCCCGACCGCCAAACCTGGGCCAAAACCACCGCCGACCTGCTACGCGAAGCACACCGGGCTGTCGTGGCCGCCCGCGCAGGCGGACACGACAGCCTCGACACCGCCCGGCTGGCCGACTACGACCGCCGCTGGGGCCAACAGATCGCCGCCGCGTACACGGTCAACCCCCGCCCCGAGCAAGGGCGCGGGGTGCGCATCGTCGCGCTCATCGACCGGCTGCGCACCGCCACCACCGAGATCTGGCGCTTCACCCGCGACTTCACCGTCCCGTTCGACAACAACCAGGCCGAACGCGACATCCGCATGGTCAAACTCCAGATCAAGATCTCCGGGACCTGGCGCACTGTCGACGGCGCCCGCGACTGGCTGACCATCCGCGCCTACATCTCCACCGTCGCCAAGAACGGACTCAACGTCTACCAGGCAATCCGCGACGCCCTCACGGGAAACGCCTGGCTACCGCCACTCCCCACCTGAACAGTTACCGTGTCCAAAAGTGCGCTCAGAGCCCACGTTTCGACACCAAACAGCGATCTTCATCAACTCAAGCCTTGATCTGGGAGGCTAGACCGCGAAGGGCTGGCGCACCTGGGCGCCGAAGGATACTGCGAGGGGCGGCCATGGCAGCGTTCACCAGGTCCGACGACCTGCGGGGGGCGAGGTTCACCGGCGTGGACCTGCGCGGCGCCCGTTTCGTCGAGGCCGACCTGTCCGGCGCGGTGATGCGCGGGGTCGAGGTGCGGCAGGCGGACATCGACGCGCCGTGGCTCGCCCACAGCGGGAGCCTCCTCGTCAACGGCGTCGACGTGATCCCACTGGTCGAGGCCGAGCTGGACCGCCGCTTCCCCGGCCGGGCCGAGCGGCGCGCCGCCGACCCGGCGGGCCTGCGCGCGGCTTGGGCGGCGCTCGAACAGGCCTGGTCGGCCGCGCTCGACCGGGCCGCGGCGATGCCCCCGGGCACGGTGGACGTCTCCGTGGACGGTGAGTGGTCGTTTGCGCAGACGCTGCGGCACCTGGTCCTGGCCACGGACACGTGGCTGCGCCGGGCGATCCTGGCAATCGAGCAGCCCTTCCACCCGATCGGCCAGCTCGACGACGGCGCCGCCGGCAGCGGCCTCGACATGTCGGTCTTCGTGACGGCCGCGCCCTCGTACGCCGAGGTGCTCGATGTCCGGGCGGGCCGCGTCGCCATGGTCCGCGACTTCCTGGCCACCGTCACCCCGGACGAGCTGGCCGTCCCGCGCCGGAACCCGTGGGAGCCGGAGCACCCGGAGACCACCCTGTCCTGCCTGCACGTGATCCTCGAAGAGGAATGGGAGCACCTGCGCTACGCCCTGCGCGACCTCGACGCGATCGAGGCGAAGGCGGCGATCTAGGCTGCGCGCATGGCGAGCGTGCTGATCCTGCCCGGTTTCGAGAACTCCGGCCCGGCCCACTGGCAGAGCCGATGGGAGGCCGAGCACCCGGAGTACCGGCGCGTCGAGCAGGCCGACTGGTTCCGCCCGCAGGTCGGCGACTGGGTCGACACCCTGGCCGCCGCGGTCGCCGCCGCGCCCGAGCCGGTGGTGCTGGTCGCGCACAGCCTGGGCTGCGTGACCGTGGCGCACTGGGTGGCCCGGGGCGGCGACACCGCCCGGGTGCGCGGTGCGCTGCTGGCGGCCCCGGCCGACGTCGACACGGCCGAGGTGCCCGAGCTGGTGAACTTCCGCCCGGTGCCGCTGGTGCCGCTGCCGTTCCCGAGCATCGTCATCGCCGGGGACGACGACCCGTGGGCGGCGCTGCCGCGCTGCCGGATGTTCGCGGCGGCATGGGGTTCGCGGCTGGTCGTCATCCCGGGCGGTGGCCACGTCAACGCCGACTCTGGCCTCGGCTCCTGGCCACAGGGCAAGGAACTGCTCGCCGAGCTGGCCTGACGCTCCCGGCTCACCGGCCGGCGAACGTCACGCCCTGCGGAAGGTGCGGCGGTAGGTGTCCGGGGGCACGCCGACCGCCCGGTGGAAGTGCCGCCGCAGGGTCGTGGCGGTGCCCAGCCCGGCGGCCTCCGCGATGACGTCGATCCCGTCGTCGGTGTTCTCCAGCAGCTCCTGGGCGCGGCGGATGCGCTGCGCGGACAGCCACTGCAGCGGGGTGGTGCCGGTCGCCGACCGGAAGTGCCGGGCCAGGTTGCGGGAGCTCATGTTCGCCTGCCGGGCCAGGTCCTCCACGGTCAGCGGCCGGTCGAGCCGCGCCATCGTCCAGCCGAACAGGTTCGCGAGCGGGTGGTCCTCGCGGGCGGGCACGGGTGTGGTGACGAACTGGGCCTGGCCACCGGCCCGGTGCGGGGGGACGACCAGGCGGCGGGCGACGGCGTTGGCGACGGTCGAGCCGTGGTCCCGGCGGATCAGGTGCAGGCAGAGGTCGATCGCGGCGGCCTTGCCCGCGGAGGACAGCACGTTGCCGTTGTCCACGTAGAGCACGTCGGGGTCGACCTCGACCCGCGGATAGCGGGCGGCGAGCACATCGGTGTGGGCCCAGTGCGTGGTGGTGCGCAGGCCGTCCAGCACCCCGGCGGCGGCCAGCACGAAGGCGCCGGTGCACAGCGAGACGAGCCGCGCGCCCGCGTCGTGGGCGGCGTGTACGGCGTCGACGAGGCCCGGTGGCAGGTCCGCGTCGACGTCCTCGATCGCCGGGATGATCACGGTGTGGGCGTGGACGAGCCGGTCCAGCCCCGAGTCCGGTTCCATGTGGAAGCGTCCGACCTGGACCGGGCCGGGTCCGCAGACCACGAGGTCGTACCAGGGGTCGGCCAGGCCGGAGGGGTCGCGGGTGAAGATCTCGAAGACCGTGGCTAGCTCGAAGTGCAGCATTCCGTCGGTGGCGGCGAGCGCGACAGTGGTCATGTCCGAAAGTGTATGGAGGATGGCGTTCCCGACACTCGCGGGCGGCGTCCGCCCGGTGGAGGATTTCCTCAGTCGATCTCTTCGGGTGGAGGAACAGCAGATGGGTACGGGTCAGACGGTTGCGGTGTTCGGCGCCTACGGGCACACCGGCCGGTTCCTGGTGGCGGAGTTGCGGGCCCGCGGATTCGTCCCGCTGGCGCTCGGGCGCGACGAGAACAGGCTCCGGGAGCTGGCGGCGGGGACGGGCCTCGCCTACCGGGTGGCGTCGGCCGACGACCCGGCCTCGCTCGACGCGGCGCTGGCCGGTGCGGCGGCTGTCGTCAACGCCGCGGGCCCGTTCGCCTCGACCGCGGCTCCGGTGATCGAGGCCGCGCTGCGCGCCGGGGTCCCGTACGTGGACGTGGCGGCCGAGATCGAGGCCAACGCCGACACGTTCGCGCACTTCGGCGACCGCGCCGAGGCGGCCGGGGTGGCGGTGGTCCCGGCGATGGCGTTCTTCGGCGGCCTCGGCGACCTGCTGGTGACGGCGGCGATGGGCGACTGGACCCACGCCGACGAGGCGCACGTCGCGTACGGCCTGAGCAGCTGGCACCCCACGGCGGGGACGCTGTCCTCCGGCACGGTGTCCCGTGACCGCCGCGACGGCAGGCGCGTCCGCTTCACCGGCGGCCGCCTGGAGTACTACGCCGCCGAGGGCGCGCTGCCGACCCTCGACTGGGACTTCCCCGCGCCGCTGGGCCGCCGGCCGGTATTCGGCGAGTTCACGATGGCCGATGTCGTCACCGTGCCCAGCCACCTGCCCATCCCGGAGGTGCGCACGTACATGACCACGGTCGCGGCCACCGACCTGGCCACACCGGGCACCCCGGCACCGGCGGCGGTCGACGCGTCCGGCCGGTCGGCGCAGACGTTCACCGTCGACGTCGTCGTGCGCTCCGGCGGCACGCGGCGGCGCATCGTCGCGCACGGGCAGGACATCTACGCGATCAGCGCACCGCTGGCGGTCGAGGCGGTCCGCCGCCTGCTCGCCGGTGAGGTCAAGGCGACCGGCGTCGCCTCGGCCGGGAAGATCTTCGACGCCTCCGGCTTCCTGAGCGCGCTGTCCGGGCACCTCACCGTCGAGCAGCACGGCGAGTCCCGCGTGCCGCAGTTCGCGTGACCGTGACCCCCGCCGCGGTCAGCCCTTCATCGGGGCGCCGACGGCGGGGTCGCGGTCGTTGGTGAGGAACGTGGTGGCCGGCAGGCCGCCACCGGCGGGCCGGGCCCGCTGCGCGCCCGCCGGGTCGTCCTCGACCAGGGCGTCGGTGCTCCAGCCGGACTGGTTCCAGGAGTTGCCGTCCTGCACGGCGGTCGTGGACAGCCGCGCCTCGCGGGAGTTGCCCAGCGCCAGGTTGCCGCGGAACACCGCGCCGGAGTAGAAGAACGCGAACCCGTCCTTGCCGTTGCGGTACGCGGTGTTGCTGGTCAGCCGCAGCGTGCCCCGGTTGGCGCTCTCGGTGAAGCCGTAGCCGGTGTTGTCCCAGGCGGCGCTGTTGGTGACGACGTGCGCCACGGCGGGGGCCGGGTCGCCACCGCCGAGCCGGAAGCCGTTGCCCGCGCCGGGCACCGCCTTGGCCGGGTCCCGCCAGAGGTCGACGCCGTTGCCGTACGCCCAGCTGCGGTCGATCGTCACCGGGTCGGCGAAGTCGTGCAGGTCCAGCCCGTCGTCGACGTTGCCCCAGAACCGGCACCCGCGCACGGTGTTGCCGCCGCCGGTGCCGTACCTGACCGACAGCCCGTCGGCGTCGCCGCCCGCGTCGCGGTTGCGATAGAAGTCGCCGTCCACCACCTGGTTGTGCTCGGTGCCGGCGTCGCGCAGGGTCAAGCCGGTGCCGCCGTTGTCGTGCACGGACAGCCGCTCGAACACGTTGTGCCGGCAGGCCCCGCACACATACGCGTTGCGCGGCGCGTTGCGGATCTCCAGCCCGCGTACGGTCCAGTAGTCGGCGGTCTGCGTGATGAACCAGCTGTTGGAGCGCAGGTCGGCGGCGTCGAACACCGGCCGCTCCCCCGGCGCGGCGGTCAGCGTGATCCGCTGCTGGGCGGTGCCGTCGGTCTCGATCACGACCGGGTCGACGGCCCGGTAGGTGCCGCCCCGCGCGACGATCGTCTGGCCGGGCCGCGCCACGGAGACGGCCTTGGCCAGGCTCGCGTACGGGCGCGCGGCGCTGCCGTCGCCGTCGTCGCTGCCGTCCGGTGCCAGCTGGACCTCCAGCCGCACCGCGGCGGCGGTCGCCGACGGCGCGACCGACGGGGACGCCGCCGCGCTGCTCGCCGGGACCACCGATGGTGACGGGCTGGGCGGTGCGGCCTCCACCTGCGGTGACGTCTTCCCCGGCAGCAGTACGAGGACGGCGGCGACAGCCGCGGCCGTCCCGGCTGCGGTGCCCGCGGTCAGCGCCGGCTTCGCCCACAACGGCGCCAGCAGGCGCCCCCACCACCCCGCCTGCCCTGCCGCGAGCGCCGCGGCACCCGCGCCCGGGGCGGCCGCGTTCGCCAGCGCGGCGAGCAGTTCGTCGAGCGCCCCGGCGGAGACGGGCACCAACCCGAGTCCGCCGAGGACGGCCTCGGTCGTGACCGGCGGGCGGCTCACCGCCTGGCAGCTCGGGCATTGCTCGATGTGCCGGTGCAGCCGCTTCTGCCAGCGGGGTTCGGCGCTGCCGTCCCAGCCGCGAGCCGCCGCGACGAGATCCTCGCAGCGGGGACGGGCCCGCCACGCGGCGAGCACGGCGCGGGCACGGATGAGGTGGGCGCGCATGCGCTGGATGCGTACCCCCGCGTGGGCGACCGTCAGACCGAGGGCGTCGGCGACCTCGGCGCGGCTGAGCGAGCCCGCGATCTCCTGCCACCACAGCGCCAGGACCCGGCGTTCCTCGGCGTCGAGCCAGCGGCTCGCGGCGAGCACGACCTCGCGCTCGGCGGCCAGCCGCACCCGGGCCAGGGTGTCGTCGGCGAAGTCGGCGTCCGGGTCGGGCAGCTCCGGCACGGTGCGGGCCTGGTCGGTGCGGCGCGCGCGTTCGCGGTCCTGGATCTGGCGGACGGCGATGGCGACCAGCCACGACCGGAAGCGTTCCGGTTCGCGCAGCGACGGCAGCGCCTGCACGGCGCGCAGCATCGTCTCCTGGACCACGTCGTCGACGTCGGGGTGGCCGTGCAGGGCCCGGCCCACGATGTTGTACACGAGCTGCAGGTGCTCGGCGAGCAGCCGGGCCACGGCCTGCCGGTCCCCGGCTCTGGCCGCGACGACGAGCGCGGGGTCCGCGAGCGTGTTCATCGATGCAACTCCTGCCGCGAAACGGTCCACGAACAAGATCTATTGAGGACCGCCGCCATCGTGACACGCCTCCGATCAGGCTGTAAAGACATCGGCGACCGCCATTGCTTCGGCTGGCGTTCAAACAAACCTCGCCGATTTCTGTTACGGCGAGGTGACCGGCCCGTCTACCAGACAGCGACCCCGGCCGTGCCCGCGGCCGGACCGTCGCTACCGCCGGACGACCGGGCCGTCCGGCACCTTCCGTCCCGCGGCGGCGGCGTCCAGGCAGCGCCGCCCCGCAACCCTGTCCCGAAAGGACCAGCGATGCCCAGATCATCCCCGCCGACCGGCGTGCCCGGGCGGGGCCGCTCCCCGTGGCGCCGCCTGCTCTCCGGCGGTGTCGTGCTCGCGGCCACGGCGGCCACCGTCCTGGCCGTCGGCATGTCCACCGCCGAAGCGGCGACCCCGGCCGACGGCGGCGTCTACACCCTGTCCTCGGCCTCCAGCGGCAAGTGCGTGAACGTGGCCGGCGCCTCGGCCGACAACGGCGCGCTGCTGCAGCAGATCGCCTGCAACAGCGCCCTCACCGAGCAGCAGTTCCGCGCCGCCGCCCAGTCCGGCGGCTACAACCTGGTCAACGTCAGGAGCGGCCGCTGCGTCGACGTGCCGAACAGCTCCACCACCTCCGGCACCCAGCTGCAGCAGTGGGGCTGCGGCGACGGCACCAAGACCAACCAGCAGTGGGTCTTCACCCCGTCGTCGGCGGCCGCCGGCAAGTACCTGATCCGCAGCGTCGCCACCAACCTCTGCCTCAGCAACAAGGACGGCTCCACGTCGGGCGGCAACCCGATCGTCCAGGAGACCTGCTCCGACATCGCCCGTCTGCAGTGGGCGTTCAACGCCGTCGGCACCGCCCCGTCCCCCTCCCCGACGTCGGGCCGGACCTGGTCCAACACCGCCGACGGGTTCGCCGCGGGCACCACCGGCGGCGCGGGCGGCACCACCGTCACCGTCACCAACCAGGCCGACCTGGTCCGCTACGCCGCCGCGAGCGAGGCGTACGTCATCCGGGTCAACGCCACGATCACGGTGACGCCGTACGGCATGGAGATCCCGGTCAAGTCGAACAAGACGATCATCGGCGTGGGGAAGAACGGCCGGATCAAGAACGGCGGCTTCTTCCTCGGCGCGGGCACCCGCAACGTCGTCATCCGCAACCTCACCATCGGCGACACGCTGATGGCCGCGGACGACCCCGACGACAAGGACTACGACTACGACGGCATCCAGATGGACACGGCCGACCACATCTGGATCGACCACAACACCATCAGCCGCACTAACGACGGCCTGATCGACAGCCGCAAGGACACCTCGTACCTGACCGTGTCCTGGAACAACCTCGGCAACACCAACAAGGCGTTCGGCATCGGCTGGACCGAGAACGTAACCGCGCGGATGACGGTCCACCACAACTGGATCCACGACACCAACCAGCGCAACCCCAGCACCGACAACGTGGCGTACGCCCACCTGTACAACAACTACCTGCAGAACATCGCGTCGTACGGCAACCTGTCGCGCGGCGCGACGAAGATGGTGCTGGAGAACAGCTACTTCGAGAACGTGGCCAACCCGTACTACCCGGACACCAGCGCCGCGCAGCTGCGGGAGTCGGGCAGCATCCGGG
The Catellatospora sp. IY07-71 DNA segment above includes these coding regions:
- a CDS encoding NAD(P)/FAD-dependent oxidoreductase, which encodes MTHVAVAGAGPVGLTAALALARQGARVTVLEAGEGLAAESRASTFHPPTLEILAELGAVDEVLARGLTAPTFAYRDRAAGHVATLDLAVLAGDTPYPYRVQLEQSKLTPILAEHLGRLGGQIRFGQAVTGAETTTTGVRVHAGDTTLDADWLIAADGAHSAVRRSLGAEFAGITYPERFLVASTDEDLHALLDALAEVNYVFDPVDWSVLLRTPDHWRVLLPTPDGSPDEAELARLGARLRQIADPGRPWRVAHASIYRVHQRVAVSFQHGRVLLAGDAAHVNNPLGGLGMNSGIHDAVAYAAALAGPDPEQAVAAAAADRRRIALEYVQTVSHRNYERLTATDPAARAAHLDELRAIAADPARSRAYLLRACMIASLRPVTA
- a CDS encoding aldehyde dehydrogenase family protein; translated protein: MSPVPLSGPAAADTGGQVARYNPARVYELVGTVPAASPEQVDRLVRAADAAQRPWAATPVRERAALLRAAADAVEPHLPTLAELLARESGKVLADCRGEIGFALTFLRWVAGRAPEVLADTEVDDTAGRLLQRRRPYGVVAAITPWNAPIILSLLKIGPALATGNTVVVKPSPLAPLTIDRVVRLLAGALPADVLHTVHGGTEAGAALVGHPLVRKVAFTGGDRAARHVAATAATQTTPTVLELGGNDPVLLLDDADLSPEPMRRLVMASFATSGQVCMAAKRLYLPESRRAEFLDAYLDAARKVLCLGDPLADGVSMGPVVTAEAAARVNGLVEDAVARGGSALPLGRVDPGTDLRAGHFVTPTLLVGVPEDAPVVTEEQFGPTVPLLLYRDESDLVARANAGELGLGASVWSADEERAFALARRLEAGFVFVNTHNRTGMSLRAPFGGVKRSGYGREYGDEGITEYTQTCVVHAPAAFRTGGAGAAANAYPA
- a CDS encoding IS66 family transposase produces the protein MSSERVPSYEQLAALVVEQAALIERLTARVAELERRLGLNSRNSSKPPSSDGQAKPPPRSLRERSGRRPGGQPGADGTTLRQVAVPDEVVEHRPDACGRCRAGLAGAAVASVVARQVFDVPPIRVRVTEHRMVACRCSGCGAVTGAPAPAGVGAPVQYGPGIAAIVVYLAVRQHIPVARLAELCAEVLGVDVSTGWIAGRLRPAARSLSGFADRVQAALRAAPVAHFDESGARVEGRNRWVHSASTPTLTWFHLDDKRGKAAMDAAAILPAFAGVAVHDCWPAYFRYTSLEHAVCNAHILRELTGWHETDPDRQTWAKTTADLLREAHRAVVAARAGGHDSLDTARLADYDRRWGQQIAAAYTVNPRPEQGRGVRIVALIDRLRTATTEIWRFTRDFTVPFDNNQAERDIRMVKLQIKISGTWRTVDGARDWLTIRAYISTVAKNGLNVYQAIRDALTGNAWLPPLPT
- a CDS encoding DinB family protein, which translates into the protein MAAFTRSDDLRGARFTGVDLRGARFVEADLSGAVMRGVEVRQADIDAPWLAHSGSLLVNGVDVIPLVEAELDRRFPGRAERRAADPAGLRAAWAALEQAWSAALDRAAAMPPGTVDVSVDGEWSFAQTLRHLVLATDTWLRRAILAIEQPFHPIGQLDDGAAGSGLDMSVFVTAAPSYAEVLDVRAGRVAMVRDFLATVTPDELAVPRRNPWEPEHPETTLSCLHVILEEEWEHLRYALRDLDAIEAKAAI
- a CDS encoding alpha/beta hydrolase, with the translated sequence MASVLILPGFENSGPAHWQSRWEAEHPEYRRVEQADWFRPQVGDWVDTLAAAVAAAPEPVVLVAHSLGCVTVAHWVARGGDTARVRGALLAAPADVDTAEVPELVNFRPVPLVPLPFPSIVIAGDDDPWAALPRCRMFAAAWGSRLVVIPGGGHVNADSGLGSWPQGKELLAELA
- a CDS encoding helix-turn-helix domain-containing protein, whose translation is MTTVALAATDGMLHFELATVFEIFTRDPSGLADPWYDLVVCGPGPVQVGRFHMEPDSGLDRLVHAHTVIIPAIEDVDADLPPGLVDAVHAAHDAGARLVSLCTGAFVLAAAGVLDGLRTTTHWAHTDVLAARYPRVEVDPDVLYVDNGNVLSSAGKAAAIDLCLHLIRRDHGSTVANAVARRLVVPPHRAGGQAQFVTTPVPAREDHPLANLFGWTMARLDRPLTVEDLARQANMSSRNLARHFRSATGTTPLQWLSAQRIRRAQELLENTDDGIDVIAEAAGLGTATTLRRHFHRAVGVPPDTYRRTFRRA
- a CDS encoding saccharopine dehydrogenase NADP-binding domain-containing protein; protein product: MGTGQTVAVFGAYGHTGRFLVAELRARGFVPLALGRDENRLRELAAGTGLAYRVASADDPASLDAALAGAAAVVNAAGPFASTAAPVIEAALRAGVPYVDVAAEIEANADTFAHFGDRAEAAGVAVVPAMAFFGGLGDLLVTAAMGDWTHADEAHVAYGLSSWHPTAGTLSSGTVSRDRRDGRRVRFTGGRLEYYAAEGALPTLDWDFPAPLGRRPVFGEFTMADVVTVPSHLPIPEVRTYMTTVAATDLATPGTPAPAAVDASGRSAQTFTVDVVVRSGGTRRRIVAHGQDIYAISAPLAVEAVRRLLAGEVKATGVASAGKIFDASGFLSALSGHLTVEQHGESRVPQFA
- a CDS encoding sigma-70 family RNA polymerase sigma factor, with the translated sequence MNTLADPALVVAARAGDRQAVARLLAEHLQLVYNIVGRALHGHPDVDDVVQETMLRAVQALPSLREPERFRSWLVAIAVRQIQDRERARRTDQARTVPELPDPDADFADDTLARVRLAAEREVVLAASRWLDAEERRVLALWWQEIAGSLSRAEVADALGLTVAHAGVRIQRMRAHLIRARAVLAAWRARPRCEDLVAAARGWDGSAEPRWQKRLHRHIEQCPSCQAVSRPPVTTEAVLGGLGLVPVSAGALDELLAALANAAAPGAGAAALAAGQAGWWGRLLAPLWAKPALTAGTAAGTAAAVAAVLVLLPGKTSPQVEAAPPSPSPSVVPASSAAASPSVAPSATAAAVRLEVQLAPDGSDDGDGSAARPYASLAKAVSVARPGQTIVARGGTYRAVDPVVIETDGTAQQRITLTAAPGERPVFDAADLRSNSWFITQTADYWTVRGLEIRNAPRNAYVCGACRHNVFERLSVHDNGGTGLTLRDAGTEHNQVVDGDFYRNRDAGGDADGLSVRYGTGGGNTVRGCRFWGNVDDGLDLHDFADPVTIDRSWAYGNGVDLWRDPAKAVPGAGNGFRLGGGDPAPAVAHVVTNSAAWDNTGYGFTESANRGTLRLTSNTAYRNGKDGFAFFYSGAVFRGNLALGNSREARLSTTAVQDGNSWNQSGWSTDALVEDDPAGAQRARPAGGGLPATTFLTNDRDPAVGAPMKG